tCAATGCATGCTTGTTTTTGCTGGCACAATACTCTTTACTGCACAGACTGGCGTGTCATGCTTACCAGCTGATCAACAGTCTTTCAATAACATGCATCCGTTGTTGAAGAACTGTAGTTTCTCGTCATCCTGTTATGATATACTCACCTGGGTGTTAAATGTATCTATTGCATTTCTAGCTTTAGTTCATATCTCAACCTACAGTTTTAGTTTGCTCTAGTATAAGAGCTACCTATTAGTATGCATGACATGTTGCTAAATTTAGGATGCAAAAGTAGAAAATGTTCCAAGATTATCTTTGGCTCAGTTATCTTTAATTGTATTGAAAGCAAGTAAGTAAATAATATATTAGTTCACAGTTGTCCAAAGCAAAGAGCCATGGTTCAATCCAAGACCTGGGTCCTGGCCCGTCACTTTGAAGGCTTCCCGGAGGACAGCAACTTTGAGCTGAAGCTGGAGCAGCAGCCAGAGCCTAAAGATGGAGGTAACAAACTAACACCTGTGGAGATGAGCTCATCACATTGACTTCGATCATCTGGACTAGTTCTTGCACTGAGTACAAGATTCCTGTACCTGACTGAAGCTGATATGAGTGATGCCATACGTTGTTGTTTTGTCTGTTTCAGAGGTGCTTCTCGAGGCACTGTTTCTCAGTGTGGATCCATACATGAGGTAGGGGAGAAAAGACAAAGGGGACGGGATTGGATTCCCATAACATTTTCCATTTAGGTCATGTTTCATGTAATGTGATATCTATAAGGAAAACTATATGTTATTATCCACCGAACAGTTTTGACTTTGCTAAACCACAGTTCTTCAGTAGATTTCCTGCCAGAAAACATCTCATCTGATGTGTTCTTCTGTGGTTGTTTCCAGACCATTCAGCCGATTGCGTATGAAAGAGGGGGGAGTGATGATCGGAACTCAAGTGGCCAAGTAAGAAAAATAAACCGGTCCgtgtccaaatggcaccctattacctacatagtgcactagtgggtcctggtcaaaagcagtgcactatgtagggaatacgttgccatttgggatgcagccttaaGTTAACTGCCTTTCATCTACCGTGAGAGGACATGCATGCCTACCGTTTACTGGAAGAGAATGGGCCCTGCACCTGTTATTCATTTCTGAGGCAGTAGATTATCATTCGTGACTGCAGTTGTAAGAGAACAAATTGAATGCAGTTGAGGTTCCGTTCCTGCCACAAGTGAATGGTTCAATGTGTTTTCACAGACAAAGTGTGTTATTGAGAGTGAGTCTGTCTGGATACGTACACTGAACCAAATGACTCTCCCCTGCATTCACTCTCTCCCCAGGGCTTTTTAAATGACTTTTCTGAGTTTATTTCCTTGAATACTGTCATTAAAGTATCTTTGTGAATATGTGCAGATTGCATCCATTGACATTTTCATATGTATTCAAATTAGTCTCTAGATAAACCATTTAGCGACCACTGAGGGTGAAGGTCGTAGTCCCAGATTAAACCTTCTCTGTGACTAGAAACACTTTCAATGGGAGATTGTTCATTAGGCATACTTTACGATCTGTGTCTTCTGACACAGACTTGTTATCTACACTATAAGTATGATCAACTAACCTAGTTAATtcagtttgtttatttgtttgtgtgtggtttCTAGGGTGATCCAGAGCAACAACTCAGCCTTCCCAATTGGGTGCCATGTGGTTGGTAGATGTGGCTGGAGGACACACACTGTGTCTGATGGGACAGGCCTGACACGCCTTCTGTCTGACTGGCCACAGGAGGTCCCCATGTCCCTGGCTCTGGGGGCCATTGGCATGCCTGGGTAAGGAATGGGGGACTTTCTGAGTGCCAGTGGCTTCTATTTTGGGGTAAAAGTCTCAGAAATCCCGGACCGAGGGCAACCGCACTCATCCAGAATGTCAGAACATTGTTAATGTGGGAGGCAACCCATCTGCCGAGGGAGAAtcgtaaaaaaaaacaagagtTACAATGGCATGAATCACCACTGGCCACAAAGTGTGGAACATTTATGTTTTCAGGTCAGAAGAAGGGCCTGGGTAAGGAGTGATACGAACAGTTAATGTTTGAGCTAGTGTTGGAGAATTTGCAGCACAGCTGTTTCATGACAGATTAAATGTTGACCTCAAGTCTGCCAGGAAAAGCATCTGTATGTTTTTCTTTGCGTTTGATAAAACAAAGATTTGTGCTACAGATGTCTCCGGTCACCATTCGCGGTCCTGTTCTGCTTTTCCACTGAACTCTAAACCGTTTGAATGAGTCACAATTCAGATGAGCATCCATCTGATGCTACTGCTTGTGTTTTTTTAAGGATCTGAAAAGCTTTATTTCGACGGTGAAGAATTATATGGGAGAGACAGgcaaggatgagagagaggttgaggcgGGGATTTGCCTCACGAACATTGGGGTTGTACATGTGTGCTTTCTGATGGGAGTGTTCCCACTGGGCCACACGGGTGACTCTTCTATGGTTAAACTTCTTATTAAAGAGCTCTCCCTCTGGTGCCCCGACTACTGGCTGACAGACCTTATGTGGTCTCCAGTGTTTGATCACTCTTTAAACAGTTTCAATATATGGAATCACAACTCTTTGTCTGGGGGTTTGAGAATTTAAAAGACTTTGGAAGACAAATGACTGTATTCAATGGACTATAAAGTTGTATTTTATTCTATTCCCTTGTAATCTGATTGCAGGTTAACAGCCctgtacggtctggaggaggtgCTGGGGCTGCAGGCTGGAGACACCCTCCTGGTGAACGCTGCAGCTGGGGCCGTGGGCTCCACTGTGGGCCAGATCGCTAAGATCAAGGGCTGCAGGGTGGTGGGCTCCACTGGGTCTGACGCCAAGGTAAGAATGAAAAAGGGATTTGAATGAAAGACTGGGAGGCAAAA
Above is a genomic segment from Oncorhynchus masou masou isolate Uvic2021 chromosome 23, UVic_Omas_1.1, whole genome shotgun sequence containing:
- the LOC135510479 gene encoding prostaglandin reductase 1-like, with protein sequence MVQSKTWVLARHFEGFPEDSNFELKLEQQPEPKDGEVLLEALFLSVDPYMRPFSRLRMKEGGVMIGTQVAKVIQSNNSAFPIGCHVVGRCGWRTHTVSDGTGLTRLLSDWPQEVPMSLALGAIGMPGLTALYGLEEVLGLQAGDTLLVNAAAGAVGSTVGQIAKIKGCRVVGSTGSDAKVAFLKELGFDEAFNYKTVSSLEEALKSASPDGYHCFFENVGGPFSSVAISQMKEFGRIALCGGISTYNDTTPQTGPYPYLTMIFKQLKMEGFLVGRWEHKNQEALRRLMAWKREGKLQCHEHVTEGFENMPAAFMGMLQGENIGKAIVKV